A single window of Triplophysa dalaica isolate WHDGS20190420 chromosome 14, ASM1584641v1, whole genome shotgun sequence DNA harbors:
- the nup205 gene encoding nuclear pore complex protein Nup205 isoform X1, translated as MFSNRQDYGQLSHATDMAAQMAVNSGASLWGPLKELFEAVEGAVWRRQPESVHLLDLQLKKHKPFFLSLFKNPPKSAEQRDKLRKASTEGIAIQGQQGARLLPDQLISESFILSDLFNLGELAALELLLAGEHQQPHFPGLTRGLVAVLLYWDGKRCVANSLRTLIQSRHGKTFTLDLSPELVHLTTRFTDELMAQGLTKQILNLVSEINVTREFERLQKERGLGSEKHRKEVSDIIKECRQSLAECLFAWTCQSPLSKDDTLAVIGYLETVTAEADGSLDSVNLAVVMGLLYCFDVSFLDQGMEDREDFLQALPLLTEKQYVAAVHSRLVNGQGWKLPGLKAVVQLAWALSLRALSQLPQGAALVEFTETDEALVDQAMLGGVFLFLTEGMLGSDGFSQEEFYTRRFHSIITDFLALMPMKIKQLRNRADEDARLIHMALQMGSEPPSSLRRDLEHLMILIGEFYSKDSFGLELALEFWCPSESLQHTSLTGSFLGVALQRPPHKQVVLSKFVRQMGDLLPATLYIPYLRMLKGLANGPQCSHYCFSLLKTNGAPHGENRQTGVSGSLVSWEHFFHSLMLYHENMRRDAPSADSTQYRHLPIRGITQRELEGLTAFLQLLTTIITWSENARLALCEHPQWTPVVVMLGLLQCSIQPVLKGQILHVLAAFGKSPEIAASLWQSLEYTQVLQTVKAPGQRQAAGIEVELNEIESSSEEYPLTRAFCHLISTLVESALPVNLGAGLRAPGFQPYLDFLRDSVFLAFPTRAYSRPAEKWEVADAVLEVFHKLLKEYEPQASDFQQDMVELQGEHVPAHKPPGHSLMFHLLNDSSTLSLCLSLLEEGARQLDTYAPFPGKTHLEKAVLHCLCLLDLALQKEMTFMDILRQSQTSLLVSPLEQLLQGVSAQSRRADHITNIARYLYHSSSNPEAAFQSAKILRRIARYPNIQTRLVGDFTHDQGVSQKLMAGFVECLDSEEAQEGLTIDESDPEKRVARIRHETKIHILNLLITSLELKGHNLGLYLLGYEVKKPVSSTNLQDPGVLGCPRSCLHAILSLLQRGSEGRSGPVLIKEAPHLSELCYQVIFQLCACPDTSGPTMRYLRTSQDFLFSHLQHLPFILQGNEIAALSQMSWLMKTAAIELRVTSLNRQRSHTQRLLNLLLDDQPDTLHSADGEIGMEEESRSVSGFLHFGTVSKVRRRLLSVLDAIDFSQEAPELLQLDFFERAQIEQVITNCEHVNEKGHTVCNVKLLHRVLVAEINALQGMAAIGQRPLLMEEVNSILQQVVDRNRVRHSLSAKRHALQSWRNLVETILTACPSELIPADQRQLIIRDLLLDLHDKVLSEDAAEELMPIVAGAVFTLTAHLSQSVLSEQQGAGPEIGSASGFASIANSALHLILRKLLDFILCTGGGFQRLRAHLYGALLYYLQITQKPDEPETLQTGTSMWERLTAPEDCFSKLQRENLAIIESYGTALMEVVCRDACDGHEIGRMLALAVLDRVLSIDKQNQWLLYLCNSGYLRVLVESLRQDDVALQTLLAPQPPLLKPLYIYESKMALLTRVAKTAQGAMELLRCGLVAQLVECQVFHMLPQNDALRAFGQRDPSGFIPSPLERYRQILLPTLRLLQVILTSTTTQHQQGAAQILQWLVVYSDVIQSILHGQDMSSGALQEISLITAIISKTALPGALETGQEINSAAIMEIRGHIARFQRQSLSLLVRLAGTDRARYLKQFEDTVAPSDLAEKREEMEVAMQQICANIMEYCQTLLLQSSPEAQFTLCLFSPSASEPADVAVPSARVPSLGLVLLLLKNSATDFFRYHDSHRQSLSKLERVEQLPPEELKELCQDLVSGSAGVEKISSVQRNVLAKRRLVQLVNNRAKLLALCSYIIETCLFVIWRHLEFYLLYCTPSDPKTSLLPGYKDVGGGRGLSVSRVSQQDLEQLQSDMAGSFNESLQRKLLEVEGLYSKSRSRYTFIQALTRRIRGLVHHAKG; from the exons ATGTTTTCAAACAGGCAAGATTACGGGCAGCTCAGTCACGCTACCGACATGGCGGCGCAGATGGCGGTAAATTCAG GAGCCAGTCTGTGGGGTCCACTGAAAGAGCTGTTCGAAGCTGTGGAAGGGGCCGTATGGAGACGTCAACCAGAGAGTGTTCATCTTTTAGATCTGCAGTTAAAGAAACACAAGCCCTTCTTCCTGTCCCTCTTCAAAAACCCA ccaaagagtgcagaacagagAGACAAATTGCGGAAGGCAAGTACAGAAGGCATTGCTATTCAGGGCCAGCAAGGAGCACGACTGCTTCCAGATCAGCTCATCTCAGAGTCCTTCATCCTTAGTGACCTCTTTAACCTGGGAGAACTAGCTGCCCTAGAACTGCTCCTGGCAG GAGAGCATCAGCAGCCTCACTTCCCTGGACTGACTCGAGGTCTGGTCGCCGTGCTCCTTTACTGGGATGGCAAGCGCTGTGTGGCTAACTCCCTTCGTACACTCATTCAGTCTAGACATGGGAAGACCTTCACTCTTGACTTAAG TCCTGAATTGGTGCATCTGACCACACGATTCACAGATGAACTGATGGCTCAGGGTTTGACCAAACAAATCCTAAACCTGGTCTCAGAGATCAACGTGACCCGTGAGTTTGAGAGGCTTCAGAAGGAACGCGGCCTCGGCAGCGAGAAACACAGGAAAGAG GTATCTGACATCATCAAAGAGTGCCGACAGTCATTGGCagagtgtttgtttgcttgGACGTGCCAATCACCCCTAAGCAAAGATGACACCCTCGCTGTCATTGGTTATTTGGAGACGGTCACCGCAGAAGCTGACGGTTCATTGGATAGCGTCAACCTTGCTGTAGTCATGGGGTTGCTTTATTGCTTCGATGTTAGTTTTTTGGACCAAGGAATGGAGGATAGAGAAG ATTTTCTTCAGGCTTTGCCGTTACTCACAGAGAAACAGTATGTGGCGGCTGTGCACAGTCGGCTTGTGAACGGTCAGGGCTGGAAACTACCGGGACTGAAAGCTGTGGTGCAGCTGGCCTGGGCTCTGTCTCTGAGGGCCCTGTCACAACTTCCACAGGGTGCAG CTCTGGTGGAGTTCACAGAGACAGATGAAGCTCTGGTTGACCAGGCCATGTTGGGGGGCGTGTTCCTCTTCCTGACAGAGGGCATGCTGGGAAGCGACGGCTTCAGCCAGGAGGAATTCTACACTCGCCGATTTCATTCCATCATTACTGATTTCTTGGCTCTCATGCCCATGAAG ATAAAGCAGTTGCGTAACCGTGCCGATGAGGATGCTCGACTGATACACATGGCTCTGCAGATGGGCAGTGAGCCACCATCCTCTCTACGCAGGGACCTGGAACACCTAATGATCCTT ATTGGAGAGTTTTACAGTAAAGATTCATTTGGGTTAGAATTGGCCCTTGAGTTCTGGTGTCCTTCAGAATCACTTCAGCACACCTCACTTACCGGATCTTTTCTTGGAGTAGCTCTGCAGAGACCTCCTCACAAACAG gtgGTTCTGTCCAAATTTGTGCGTCAGATGGGCGACCTGCTTCCTGCTACTCTTTACATCCCTTACCTACGCATGCTGAAAGGACTCGCCAATGGTCCTCAGTGCTCTCACTACTGTTTCAGTCTGCTTAAAACCAATGGAGCTCCTCACG GAGAGAACCGTCAGACAGGCGTGTCTGGAAGTCTTGTGTCGTGGGAGCACTTTTTCCACTCTCTCATGCTCTACCACGAGAACATGCGGCGGGACGCGCCCAGCGCCGACAGCACGCAGTACCGCCATCTGCCCATCAGAGGCATCACTCAGAGGGAGCTGGAGGGCCTCACTGCCTTCCTCCAACTGCTCACCACTATCATCACATGG agtGAAAATGCACGACTGGCTCTGTGCGAGCATCCGCAGTGGACGCCTGTGGTGGTGATGTTGGGTTTACTACAGTGCAGCATACAGCCCGTGCTAAAAGGTCAGATCCTGCATGTTCTTGCAGCTTTTGGCAAATCCCCTGAGATCGCAGCCTCCCTCTGGCAGTCTCTGGAGTATACACAG GTCTTACAGACGGTCAAAGCCCCTGGACAGAGGCAGGCAGCCGGGATTGAG GTGGAGCTGAATGAGATCGAATCGAGCTCTGAGGAATATCCTCTGACCAGAGCTTTTTGTCATCTGATCAGTACTCTGGTGGAGAGTGCGCTTCCTGTCAATCTCGGAGCAGGACTGCGTGCTCCTGGGTTCCAGCCTTATCTCGACTTCCTGCGCGACTCCGTGTTTCTGGCTTTCCCTACACGGGCCTACAGCCGCCCGGCAGAAAAG TGGGAGGTGGCTGATGCCGTGTTGGAGGTGTTTCATAAACTTCTAAAAGAGTATGAGCCACAGGCTTCAGACTTCCAGCAGGATATGGTGGAGCTACAGGGGGAGCACGTGCCGGCCCATAAGCCCCCTGGACACAGCCTGATGTTCCACCTGCTGAACGACTCTtccaccctctctctctgtctcagtcTCCTAGAGGAGGGTGCTCGCCAGCTGGACACTTATGCCCCATTCCCTG GTAAAACCCATCTGGAGAAAGCAGTGCTGCACTGTCTGTGTTTACTGGATCTGGCCCTGCAGAAAGAGATGACGTTTATGGACATCCTGAGACAGAGTCAAACATCACTGCTGGTGTCACCTCTGGAACAGCTGCTGCAGGGGGTCAGCGCTCAGAGTCGACGGGCCGATCACATCACCAACATCGCCAG GTACCTGTACCATAGCAGCTCGAACCCCGAGGCTGCATTTCAGAGTGCCAAGATCCTGCGGCGCATCGCACGCTACCCGAACATCCAGACCAGACTCGTCGGAGACTTCACGCATGACCAG GGCGTGAGTCAGAAGCTGATGGCTGGATTTGTGGAGTGTCTGGACAGTGAGGAAGCTCAAGAGGGTCTGACCATAGATG agtCAGACCCTGAGAAACGGGTCGCCAGGATCCGTCATGAGACCAAGATCCACATCCTGAACCTTTTGATCACCTCGTTGGAGCTGAAGGGCCACAACCTGGGTCTGTATCTGCTGGGCTATGAAGTGAAGAAGCCGGTATCCTCCACCAACCTGCAGGACCCTG GAGTTCTTGGCTGTCCACGGAGCTGCCTGCATGCAATTCTCAGTCTGCTTCAGAGAGGAAGTGAGGGGCGCTCTGGACCTGTGCTGATCAAAGAAGCTCCTCATCTGTCTGAACTCTGCTATCAG gtgatCTTTCAGCTGTGTGCGTGCCCGGACACTTCTGGGCCCACCATGAGATACCTCAGGACAAGTCAGGACTTCCTATTCTCTCACCTCCAGCATTTGCCTTTTATTCTACAAG GGAATGAGATCGCTGCGCTGTCTCAGATGTCGTGGTTGATGAAGACGGCAGCCATCGAACTCAGAGTGACATCACTGAACCGCCAGCGCTCTCACACACAGCGATTGCTCAACCTCCTCCTCGATGACCAACCAGACACACTGCATTCCG CTGATGGAGAAATAGGTATGGAGGAGGAGAGCAGATCAGTCAGTGGCTTTCTGCACTTTGGCACCGTATCTAAAG taCGCAGAAGACTGCTGAGTGTTCTGGATGCCATAGACTTCAGTCAGGAGGCTCCAGAGCTTTTACAGCTAGACTTCTTTGAGCGTGCTCAGATCGAGCAGGTCATCACCAACTGTGAGCACGTCAATGAGAAGGGCCACACCGTCTGCAATGTcaaa TTGTTGCATCGAGTTTTAGTTGCAGAGATCAATGCATTGCAGGGGATGGCAGCCATCGGTCAAAGGCCACTGCTAATGGAG GAGGTGAACTCAATCCTGCAGCAGGTGGTGGATAGGAACCGCGTGAGGCACAGTCTGAGCGCCAAGCGTCACGCTCTGCAGAGCTGGAGGAATCTGGTGGAGACCATCCTGACAGCCTGCCCTTCAGAACTCATCCCTGCTGACCAGCGACAGCTGATCATCAGAGACCTGCTGTTAGACCTGCACGACAAG GTGTTATCAGAAGATGCTGCTGAAGAATTGATGCCGATTGTTGCCGGGGCAGTCTTTACTTTAACAGCACATCTCAGCCAATCAGTGCTGTCAGAGCAGCAAGGGGCGGGGCCAGAGATCGGATCTGCATCAGGATTTGCATCAATCGCTAACTCGGCCCTTCACCTCATCCTGAGGAAGCTGCTAGATTTTATCCTGTGCACAG GTGGAGGTTTCCAGCGTTTGCGAGCTCATCTTTATGGTGCTCTGCTCTACTACCTGCAAATCACCCAGAAACCCGATGAGCCTGAGACACTGCAGACAG GCACATCCATGTGGGAGCGCTTGACTGCTCCAGAAGATTGTTTCTCCAAGCTGCAGAGAGAGAACCTGGCCATCATAGAGAGCTACGGCACGGCTCTCATGGAAGTGGTGTGCAGAGATGCCTGCGACGGGCACGAGATCGGCAGG ATGTTGGCTCTGGCCGTGCTGGACAGGGTGTTGTCCATAGACAAGCAGAACCAGTGGCTGTTGTACCTGTGCAACAGCGGCTACCTCCGAGTGCTGGTCGAGAGCCTGCGGCAAGACGACGTTGCATTGCAGACCCTGCTCGCGCCGCAGCCCCCGCTCCTCAAACCGTTATACATCTACGAGTCCAAAATGGCCCTGCTCACCCGTGTGGCCAAGACGGCGCAGGGTGCGATGGAGCTGCTACGATGCGGGCTGGTCGCTCAGCTGGTGGAATGTCAGGTGTTCCACATGCTcccgcagaatgatgcgctcaG AGCGTTTGGGCAGAGAGATCCATCAGGGTTTATTCCTAGTCCTCTAGAGCGATACAGACAGATCCTGCTACCCACCCTGAGGTTACTGCAGGTCATCTTAACCTCCACCACCACTCAGCACCAGCAGGGGGCGGCACAG ATCCTCCAGTGGCTCGTCGTTTACTCTGATGTCATTCAGTCCATCTTACACGGTCAAGACATGAGCTCAGGAGCTCTGCAGGAAATCTCTCTTATCACTGCCATCATCAGCAAGACGGCACTTCCAG GAGCTCTTGAGACAGGACAAGAAATCAACAGTGCCGCCATCATGGAGATTCGGGGACATATCGCCAGATTCCAG CGTCAGTCTTTGTCTCTGCTTGTGCGGCTGGCGGGCACGGATCGCGCGCGCTACCTGAAGCAGTTCGAGGATACGGTGGCCCCCAGTGATCTTGCAGAGAAGAGAGAGGAGATGGAAGTTGCCATGCAACAG ATCTGTGCAAACATAATGGAGTACTGCCAGACGCTGCTCCTGCAGAGCTCACCCGAGGCTCAGTTCACGCTCTGCCTCTTCAGCCCGTCTGCCAGTGAACCAGCAG ATGTGGCCGTGCCCTCCGCACGAGTCCCCAGTCTAGGTTTGGTTCTTCTTCTGCTGAAGAACAGCGCCACTGATTTCTTCCGATACCACGACAGCCACAGACAGAGCCTGAGCAAGCTGGAACGAGTGGAACAGCTTCCACCAGAGGAACTGAAGGAG CTGTGTCAGGATCTGGTGTCAGGTTCTGCTGGAGTGGAGAAGATCTCATCGGTGCAGAGAAATGTTCTTGCCAAACGTCGTCTCGTCCAGTTAGTCAACAACAGAGCCAAGCTTCTTGCTCTCTGCTCTT ACATTATTGAGACATGCCTGTTTGTGATATGGCGTCACCTAGAGTTCTACTTGCTCTACTGCACCCCAAGTGACCCCAAAACGTCACTTCTTCCAGGATACAAAG ATGTTGGTGGCGGCAGAGGTTTAAGTGTGTCAAGAGTGAGTCAACAAGACCTTGAGCAG ttgCAGAGCGACATGGCGGGCAGCTTCAATGAGTCACTACAGAGGAAGTTGTTGGAGGTCGAGGGGCTGTATAGTAAAAGCCGGTCTCGTTACACCTTCATCCAAGCCCTGACACGCAGGATCCGGGGTCTAGTGCACCACGCCAAAGGCTAA